AAGGTACTGTATGTACTGCGCTACGACCGAAGATGCCCGAACTTGTCTACTCAGTTTCTGCTACTACTCGCAGTCCGCGTGCGGGTGAGGAAGACGGTGTGAACTATTTTTTCAAAAGCAAAGAGGAGTTTGCGGCTATGATAGAAGCCGACCAACTGCTTGAATATGCGGAGTACGTAGGTAATTTTTACGGTACTCCATGTGATTTTGTAGAGAGAACTCTCAATAGCGGCAAAGACATTATTCTCGAAATTGAGGTTCAAGGAGCTCTCAAAGTTAAAGAGAAATTTCCTGAAGGTATTTTTGTGTTCCTTCTTCCACCTTCCATGGACGAGTTGAAGGATCGCATACGCGGACGGGGTACGGAACATCCAGATGTGATCGATCACCGCATGACTGTAGCGGAGGATGAGATTAGCCTAATGCAGCATTATGATTATGCTGTTGTGAATGATGAGATTGATCTGGCCTGTAAGAGAATAGAAAGCATTATTATCGCCGAACATTGTAAAGTCAGATAATTTATGCTGCAAGGCTGAATGTATTAACAGTAAACTATGAAGAGGTGTCCCTGTGCTATATCCATCAATTGATGAAATGATGACCAAGGTTGACAGTAAGTATTCGCTCGTTGTCGCAGCAGCACGTCGTGCTAGACAATTGCGTGAGGGTGGTAAGACTGATGTTAAGAGTCCTAGATCACACAAATTTGTCGGTGTTGCTCTTGAAGAAATTTACGAAGATCGCATTACTCTTACCCGCGGTGAAGAGTAGTCTCAAGCATATTTAGATATGACCTTTTGTAGAAACGGATACCGCCTATTTGTTATGGGCGATGCCGTTTCTTCTTGGGTTATGGAGCAATTATGGGTCTTTAATTTATGATGATAGCCCAGAGCCGGGCTGTTTATGACAACCGGAAGGTTGTTATTTTTTTCTCGAAATATAAGAAAGAACATATAAATCATTCGTTGTAAGAGTAGGGAATAAGGAGGGAGATCATGTTGAAGAGCTTGAAGGGGAAGACTATTTTACTTGGGATTACAGGAGGAATTGCCGCTTACAAAGCAGCGTCCCTGACCAGTAAGCTTGTCCAAAAAGGAGCCGAGGTTCATGTCATTATGACAGCTTCAGCGAAGCAGTTCATTACAGAATTGACTCTACAATCACTATCGAAGCAACGAGTATATAGCGATACTTTCCAGGAACGGGACCCATCCTCCATCTCCCATATTGATTTGGCTGATTCGGCAGATCTTGTGTTAGTAGCACCAGCAACTGCGAATATTATTGCCAAAATGGCGCATGGGATTGCGGATGACATGTTATCCACTACATTACTCGCTACTACTGCACCTATAATGGTTGCAC
The window above is part of the Paenibacillus sp. FSL K6-0276 genome. Proteins encoded here:
- the gmk gene encoding guanylate kinase, which translates into the protein MSKGLLIILSGPSGVGKGTVCTALRPKMPELVYSVSATTRSPRAGEEDGVNYFFKSKEEFAAMIEADQLLEYAEYVGNFYGTPCDFVERTLNSGKDIILEIEVQGALKVKEKFPEGIFVFLLPPSMDELKDRIRGRGTEHPDVIDHRMTVAEDEISLMQHYDYAVVNDEIDLACKRIESIIIAEHCKVR
- the rpoZ gene encoding DNA-directed RNA polymerase subunit omega, translating into MLYPSIDEMMTKVDSKYSLVVAAARRARQLREGGKTDVKSPRSHKFVGVALEEIYEDRITLTRGEE